In the uncultured Methanobacterium sp. genome, one interval contains:
- a CDS encoding RNA ligase partner protein yields MIAKQRFVLDTTAFTDNQLRDEYGEGELDKTVEVLLDLIARSRIKLNMSCHMPPVTYKEFTDYITRYDCPQSIMIKAETWIVKKTPNRYDTKIPSEIFYEYVQDMRERMNKGMRISESAVWEAAVESMVMMSRGEKKTQIEMEVIGKAIKDFRKRYRAALRKGTLDSAPDLDVLLLAKELGAGVVAADEGIKIWAERLGLRFLSAKSFPKMLKEYLKYYE; encoded by the coding sequence TTGATCGCCAAACAAAGATTTGTTTTAGACACTACTGCCTTTACTGATAACCAGTTAAGGGATGAGTATGGAGAAGGGGAACTGGACAAGACTGTAGAGGTCCTCCTGGATCTCATAGCCCGTTCCAGAATTAAACTGAACATGAGCTGCCACATGCCCCCGGTTACCTACAAGGAATTCACCGATTACATAACCCGTTACGACTGTCCTCAGAGCATCATGATCAAGGCTGAGACCTGGATCGTTAAAAAAACTCCCAACCGCTACGACACCAAGATACCATCAGAGATATTCTACGAATACGTGCAGGACATGCGGGAAAGGATGAACAAGGGTATGCGCATCTCCGAAAGTGCAGTGTGGGAGGCTGCAGTTGAATCCATGGTGATGATGTCCCGTGGAGAGAAAAAGACCCAGATAGAGATGGAAGTCATTGGTAAGGCCATTAAAGATTTCAGGAAACGTTATCGGGCCGCACTCAGAAAAGGAACCCTGGACAGTGCCCCTGATCTGGACGTACTACTTTTAGCCAAGGAACTGGGAGCAGGAGTGGTAGCCGCAGATGAAGGGATCAAAATATGGGCAGAACGTCTGGGACTGCGATTTTTAAGTGCCAAATCATTCCCTAAAATGCTAAAGGAATATTTGAAGTACTACGAGTAA